The following DNA comes from Naumovozyma castellii chromosome 4, complete genome.
CCTCAAAATGTTATACTCAATTGAGGAAGATTCTAGAAATACTGAAGGGGATTAAGAATTTTGAGATATCAAGCTGTGAAAagtttattcaaattttagCTCAAATATGTAcggaaaataatgatactTCAACCTCCACAGGAGCCGATGATTCGTATGATGAAATGCACAATGAAAAGGAATCACCAATGACAAGCAACCATGAGTTCCATAATAGCATAACAGAAATTACTATTAACCACCACAGCAAGAATGAGTCTATAAGTAAAAATATACCACAACCCATGACACCAAGTGGAATGTCATCAATCGCATTGACGCCGAATTTATTGAACTCTCCACCTGTTTCATTCAGGACAAATGAACTTAGTTTTACAGATCTAATGAGGACGCTCCCTCAAAAGAATAAGTCTCGTTCGAATGATATGAGTCCAAGATTAGAAGCAATCTCACCAAAATCACAACCTAAACATATTGGAACTATAGATTCGATAATGCAAAAACCTCATCAATTGCCCCCACTGAATGAAGGTATTCCCTTAACACATCCAACCTACTTTCACAATGGCAATACTACACAGCCCTCGCCTCAATCTACTTTTCCCTTTTTAAAACCAGCAGTACCTGTCAATGCTCCGAGAGATTATAACTCAACGAAGAAGAATGTTCAAGATGATGTGGACCCGACATTTAATATGGAAAGGCAGAGTTCTGCAACAACTTCGATCTTCCCGTCTTGGAACAGTTCTTCTGGACTTACTGAAGATATGGGGACCTTTGGTGACCCTATAGGTGCAACTTCACCTATACCATCCACTGGGTTTGGAATCCCAGGAGGTCTTTTTAATACGACGACTATTGATGACGTTTATAActatttatttgataaataagCACTATAAAAAATGAAGTAATGATTACAATGTGCTTTATAAATTGTTTTTgctttaatttctttggtAATATAGAGAGAATAGTGTCTTTCCAGTAAAGTTAGGTGTGTTTCTTCcataatattgaataatgtCTCAAAAGCAGGAAAGAAATGAGCTTTCAAGCTCTCACCCTCTCACAACCATATTAGCTTTCTTTACCAGTACgcaaaatttattttacaCTGTCAGTAAAGATATTGTGGGTCCAACTGAAACCTTTATCACCTTTACAGACCGAAGAAGTATTTATTAACGacttttttattattttcttatttttcgATGAGCATTAGTGACATTGACGGACGCATTgtccaatttgaaaatgagtggttaaattaaaagaatGACCGATCATCGACCGATAGAACAAGTAACTAAGGGTCAAACTGCAACTACCACGACTAATCATGGCTCCCAGTAACTGGTTAAAGTGGGTTGACACCACCAAGAGACAAATACGGCAACTAGGAAGAACCATCGATGCCAGACTAACTGGTCTCGCCAACGGACGCATTGGTGGATCTAACGAGTCATCCTTGCTAAGAAGACGCATACCCATTCCAATACGTGTTCCTGTTAGAAACTCTATGGGAACAGGACTATTCAATCGTTATTTGTTCCAGAAAAATCAATTCATACGTGCCCTTGGCACCCAACTGAGGGTACCCATTTCCATCCGTCTTTTCTCCTATGATACTTTCAGGAATGGGGATAATGGGTTTGCTAAGAATAACGTACCTAGAGGATTGTATCAGAACTGGAATATGGTAACTCCAACGAGATTATTGGAGAGGAAGCTGCTTTATTCTACAGCATCGATCAGGTACACGAAAGAGGCGATCAAGATGTTGAAGGCGTCATTATCTTGGGCTCCCAACAGCCTGAAGAAGTCGATTGAAGACTATAAGACTTTCAAGATGATGGATACAGGCAGGGGAtctttcttggaatttaaGCTACCTAAGATAAACCAAATTGAATCAGTAACGTTCTTGAATGAGAACGTGGTGGACCAATGGCAAGAAATATTATCTGGGAACATGAAGCAACTGAAAGAGATCCAGGATTCTATTAACCAGGTATTCCAACAATACGGTTCTTTGCCTGTGTCGACGTCAGCCGATGGTAACATACAAATTCATTTCCCTAACACAAATGCTTTTGAAACAGAAGCACTGGTAGCCGATATTGGTGTAACCAACGGAATCGTCTATTCTCAAGAGCCCAATCAGTCGAATGAAGAGACAGACattttatcaaattggaaTTCTTGGGAAGATTTAAGTGGCACGAGGACTTTTTCTCCAGTTTTATCAGAAGTTTGAAGTTTAGCTCACCCTTTATTTTGCATTTTGTAGCTGTTCCATACATTAAAATATATCCTTCTATATATTTacataaaaatataacgaATTATGATTTACGATTATTTTTGTCATTCTTACTTTTCGAGGTTTATCTCTCCGAATCGTTCACAATCAGTTTCATAAAAGTTGAGCGAAGATGTAAAAGGGGACAGATAGGTCCAATTCCATCTAACGACTTTAACCGCAAGACAAGCAAAGATGTCGCATGAGAACGAAGATGTCGAGAACCTAAATCAATCAGAGCAAGAAGTAGACTTGAATGCCCCTATTGAGGATGAACCAATTACAActgaagataaagaagaaaacgaGAACGAGAACGATGCAACAGCCATATCAGATACAGATAAAGCTAATGACATCGTCGCAGAACCagaggaagaggaggaagcAATGAGCCTAAATGAGCCCATGGAAGAAGTTCCATCTTTGGGAGAATCATTCATcgatgatgaggaagatgtAGAAGGTAAAGATCAGAAAAGCATGCCAAATCCAGTGTTGGTTGGCGTGAAAGAAGATTCATCAACTGTGCCTAATTCATTCACAGATGTTGACTTGAGTGACTCtattccaaatatggtGGCACCTACTTCAGATCTACCTGAAATTGAGGAACCACAATCTCAAAGAGCCGATATCCCGGAAGCACTAATAAAGCAACTAGATAAAGAACAAGGTCAAATACAGCAAGCAATTACAATTATTTCATCACCACCCCTTCCTCCAAGGGACCATTTGGGACAGGATGTGCCAATTGTCGCCCCGATGAAACCACCAGTTTCACCTACTCTCCCTCCAAGAACCAACATAagtaaaaatgaaaacCTTGAGGGACCAACTTTACCACCAAGAGAACCTATCTCAAAGGAAACCTCAAACTCCTTGACACCTCCTCCACCAGCACTCCCTCGACGTACTTCAGTCATTGATACAACTCTAGTTGTGCAGACAAGGAAACTAATGACAGAGGGCCCAGACGTCCTATATCAACCGAACGACATgttaaatgatgaaaccCTTGAAGGTTTAAACATTTCCAAGACATGGGAACAATTCTTGGAGAACCCAACTGAAATAATTGAAGAACAGACTGATTCATTGATGGAAGAATTATCAAAGGGTGTTCCGGAACCCATCCATTCACTAGTATGGCAAACTTTCTCCAATATCAACATTGCCACTGAGGAAAGATATAATGCTTTATTAGCTAAGGATCTAGCTTTTGAAGATGGCATTCtagattatttgaaagacCCTGATACTGATTATGTCTCAACTGAAGATATGGGCTCGATATTCAACGTAATAAGGTCTTACTATGCTTCTTTGAGTACCCAAAAGGAACAATTCGATACCGGTATTACCTATGCAACCATTGGTCTCTTAAGTGGTtgtgaaaatgaagaaatcaaagCCTTTAGCTTGTTAGAGGCTTTAATGATTAAGTACAGATTAGGGGAATTATTTCAGGATAATGGGTTTGCACTACACTTATATTGTTTGGATAGAATGTTGGAGGAAGATCATTCTGAATTGTATAATCACTTAATGAAATTAGGCATTAAATCATCCATGTTTGTAGAAAGGTGGTTTAAGACCTTCTTCGTCTTTTTAAATGACGACGTTTCACATATCGCACGTTTACTCGACATTATATTTGCTGAGGGAACATACGCACTAATAAGATTTGCGCTCATATTGATGGTtaagaatgaagaaacaattatGAAGAtggaatttgatgaattattgcAATTTTTTAGATTGGAAATAATTGCATGTTACAAACTCAATGAATCGTCAGCAGCAGTAGATAATTCCAATGGGGAGAATGATGAGCAGAATGCTGATAGTGTTGATACAGATGAAGTAAACAGTGTTATCCGTAAAGACTTAGGGAATATGACTTTAAATATCGATCAATTTGTCAAGGATGCTATGACGGAGATTGAACTGACACCGGCAAAGATAAGGACATTCTCAATGgaatatgaagaaattcatAGGGTGGAACATGAGAAGGAAGAACAATTTGCAAGTATGAGATCTAAGAATGAAGCTTTACAAACTGACGTGAAAAAACTAGAATGTGACTACACTTCATTAAATAGGGAGCACGTTTTAATGGCGAACGAGTTAATTAAGAACCGTTTAAACATTGCAgccattgaaaaagaaaatgtttcGTTAAAAATGGAAGTGCTCAaagtaaagaaaagaattgaTCAAGAGATTAAAGAACAAAAGGCACAAGGCCTACATGGTGTACCAACAACATTAAAACAAGAAGTTGACAAGgcattgaaggaaaatgaaaaagttATGAGACAAAATCTAATCTATCAAGATAAGATTGATGAGCTGAGTGCGCTtgttgaaaagattaaGGCTGCTAACGAAGCAGGAGAACCAATAGAGGTCCAGACACAAGCAGGTTTCTTAAGACAACCGTTATTGAACGGTGGATGGTCAGGCATCAAAAAAGTTTTTAAATGAGGTTATCTCAACTGTTTGTCGATAGTATGTGACTATATATTACTTAAAAAAGTTATTCCAAATACAATAACTATTGTCTTATATAGTTGTTTTTCTTGTCGACATTATAGTCACTTTCGCATTTCATGAAGACAAAGCCCGAAGAAATTCCAGCCAGTAACATCTACTTGTAAAGGATACTCAAGGAAACAGATAATTACTTAGAGAAGAGGAACCCAAGTATACGCGCATAGAAGATGAAGGCTGGTATAAATAACGTTGGAATACTTTCCACTAAGAGAAGTTTTTCGTCCACAATAGTCCCTCTAAAACGATGGAAGCTGATAGAATCAAGAAAAGTGGCACAGAAGCCTGCTTATAAGGTCGGTGATGTTAGACCCGCTTATATGCCCAAGAAGAGAATTGAGTTCCCAGACTATAAATATGGAGAAAGTCAGATTTTCAAGCAAAGCAATAAGGGACTTTATGGTGGTTCTTTTATTCAACATGGGAATAATATATCTGAGAGTAAGCAAAAGACAAGGAGGACATGGCTACCTAATATAGTTAGAAAGAAGTTATGGAGTGAGACTTTGAATGATAAGATTGATGTCAAGATGACAACGAAAGTCTTAAAAACAATTAGTAAAGAAGGTGGTATCGATAATTATTTACTTAAGGATAAATCAGCAAGAATAAAAGAGTTAGGACCCACAGGTTGGAAATTACGTTATACAGTCttgaaaaagaaggatTCTATTGAGAACCCACTCCACAAAAATGCTAAATTAGTTACAACGCCTACTGGTGAGCAAgcaaaaatttattatagGGAGAATGTTAACGGAAACAAGTTACTGATTACTGCCGGGAAAAGGAAACTATTAAAGTTACTGTTCCCGCTAGAAAGAATGGAGCAACGAATTGAAGGGCAGCAGTTAAACTATAAAAAGTTTGTTGAGCTACACTCGCGAGCTGCAGTTAGAGATATTGTAGCCAAACTGGAAAAATACAACTTTGACTTATCGACGATCACTGTTCCCAATCCCAATATTCAGAAGAGCGTATCAGACGCATGaacattccaaatatgataTTAGCgtgtaaataaataaataaataaataaataatccCACTATAAATGATTGTTATCAACGACTGCTTTTACATCCTTACCCCAATGGTACATCCAAACATTTATAGTGTGTCCGGGTCACTTCTGGATTTTTTTGAGAAATATTGTCCCGcgcaacaacaacaatgatGGATTGAatagatattgaaaagtaACGATTGGCACAGTAGTGGATACAGTAATAGATTAAAGGACCCAAGCacaataatataataaaaatggcCGTCAAGTCAGGTATGTTTTCAAACCCGCAAGCAGAAATGAGTGTTGAACGTTTGAATTAGGAAAAAACAAGGAACTAGGAAATGGTGAAGAATTAGAGCATAATTTATAGAGAATTAGCATCCAGACTAAGAAACCATGTTTTGTAAATGATAGACACtttgaaataatgaacACACAACATTTTTCTATTGAAAGATCCGTCTAAAGAGTTATAAGGGAAGGAGAACCAGATATTCCTCTTTAGAATTACTCAACTATGCATAAAATTATTcagattcaatttttttccataTCAATAAATCAGACGTTTAAAGTACATTTATGACCGTCGAGTGAACCTAATAATACTAACAAACTATTgtgaataatgaatttactTAATTTTTTACAGGTATCGCTGTTGGTTTAAACAAGGGTAAGAAGGTCACTTCTATGACTCCAGCCCCAAAGATTTCTTACAAGAAGGGTGTTTCATCTAACAGAACTAAGTTCGTTAGATCCTTAGTTAAGGAAATTGCTGGTTTGGCTCCATACGAAAGaagattgattgatttgGTCAGAAACTCTGGTGAAAAGAGAGCTAGAAAGGTCGCCAAGAAGAGATTAGGGTCTTTCAAGAGAGCTAAGGCTAAGGTTGAAGAAATGAACAACGTTATCGCTGCTTCCCGTCGTCATTAAGCTCATTCATAAGTATATGTTTCTCCTaatgtatatataaatttcaataaatttcaaataatcaaaacataacaatattataataatagcCCTAAGTAATAAGTTCCTGAAATGATGTTAATGGCGGctatttgaaaataatatgtTCCAAGCTACATACATTCAATAATGTAAGGAAAAGAGCAAGCAGTGTGATAAGCATCTCATTTTAAATTACTAGAAATTTGGATTCCGTGATTTTTGACCCTATCTAACACTAAAATGATTAAAtcttattcttttattatgCCGATTACATAAACCCTGATATTCGTCAAACATTTTACCCGGAAAATTCaagataaattttttttttgacGTTATTTTTTCTCTCGAGTATAAAAGGGAAGCAATATGAAAATAACTAGATTGTAGACGTTAGGATTTTTCTTTAgagttttttttttaaaagaaacCATACAATGTCTTTTATAAGAATAGACACCCAGAGTCACGATTCGTTTTTCGGATGAAATATGCCAGTGAACGTATATATTCCATTCGTGGAATCATACGGTAGGATACTCGATATTCTACTGTCGTGCTCGCGGTTGATCTTAGATTAATCCTTGTAAAAGGAATTTGGAATGTATCTACCCTGGAAGTATGAATTAATATACTTATAATTAGATCCATCTTCACTACAAACCTATGTCATAAAGagagaaaaagaaaaaggtTTTCTTTATACGTTTTAAATAgttgtattatttattgttcGGACTTGTTACGTAGCATTACTATCATCATCTGTTTGGTTCAATCCTCTTTGTTCCATTTTCAGATGAAGTAAGTTTGGTTTGGGACAACATGGAGATTTAGCATCGTctccattttctttatagaatttgaaacaacaTTGATAAAGAGAATCAATGAGTTTTTCACATTTAGATTCATCATAGTTATTACCCATCAAGCAGTCTGCGAAGGGGAGTTAGTAATTTACTCTGAAAGGTTTGATTCCGGACCGTAAATGTAACCGTAAATGTAACATACCTTGAATTCTACATGCTTCCTTTTGACAAGGGCTGGACATTATACTGAAATGGTGTATGTGTATTTCCACTTGAACTAGTTATTTGAAGTTGTAGAGATACATGTGAAGTTCTCTAAGCTATGAAATTATGTGTTGTAAATGTATCATCAGGTCATATAAGGGAACCCGTTCATTGGAGGGCGAAAAAGAGAAATTGCAATacaaaaatttgaatccaAAAAAAATGCTGGAAAACATTAATTGAAGCTTCAGGGacattcaagaaatgaGCTGTTATACATTTTATCTTGATAATTTTATTGGAacatttcaattttatttatttaatatttcagaATTTTTCTAGTTCtcaagaattgaaaatctttcaaattataaatgtttaaaataattataaattactaaaattaaaaatcGACCCCACTATCGGTAGGAAAACTGTTTCAGCAAAATTACTATTGTGCCGTTATCCCTCTCTACCAAGTTTTAACTGAATTGACCctttaaagaaagaaaagttGATTCTCTCTGTTTTCGGTTTTCTACTACAAAATACATACTCGTTGGAATAAAAGATGACTCCGTTTCggttttttgttttctaaGAGGTTCTAAACAAGCTTTAATCACGATAGTTGTCAATGTTTACATGACAAaccaaagaggaaattttcattttttgctGGAAGTTGGAGATGTGAGAGcaaaaagaatttttatttcaagtTTTCTAGCTAATATAGGCGATGAACATAAAGTTGAGAATATGGAACTATATAGAGATCATGTTCTTATCAACCTACCGCTTCTTCCCTGGTCCATTGATTAATGTTATCTGGTTGCAAGTGATAAGGGAAAACATCACATCGCGCCACATGAACGTTGTAATTTCTGACGCGTCACGAAACAGATAGGGAGGGAGGGAGAAGTCAAATTgtaatgaaaagaaatacttaataattttgttaCTCATGGAAAGTAGAAAGACCCAATGATTTATTGAGGGAGGTTTGGAACGCAGTTTCCCCAAGTAGCAGACCGATATATCAATGTAGAAGGTGCTTCAAAAAACGTACCTGAACTTACAACAATCCATATTTATGTAAACAAACACACAACTAACGAATAAGACAATTGCCCCTAATTTCTTGTATACGTCCACCTATGTATGACTTTAGTCCTGGTGTCTCCGGTGAAGACAAGGGTACCTCCAGCACATGGCGAATCCGCCTAATAACCAGATAATACAAACGTCCTTGCACCTGGATACGCCAACAGTTGTAGCCATTGGTTTCCCGGTATCCGGCATAGTGGTTCGTTACTTAGTCAGTCAGTCAGTCACAGTGTGGCCTGGAAATGGGACGTGGAATTGGGGTGTCCGTTCCAGGAAGTCCGAGGGTATTAATTTCACTTGAGCGGGTTAATTTGGCTGGCCTCGGAGTCTTTGTCATATTTTTTCAGTGCAAAAATTTTCGCGTGAGTCAAAACTGTGGCTTTCCAAACGGGGGTGCTCCCCGGGTAACCCCCTGGGGAAGAGTCACCGCCCAGAAAGACACGCACAGGAAACGAAACAACGTGACAGGGAAATTCATTTGAGGTGGAATTGTTTCAGTGAGTGAGTAATCCCCCCTCTATATTTCTATTCACTGACACGGTCGATCATTCCATGCAGTAATTAACCGATCTGTTTATCAACCAGGCTCTCTCCACGTCGATAAGGAAAACTTGGTATATAAACAACACGTTTATCTGGTATTCATTGATCCGTATCTTCTCTGTCTCTCTTActtcttgttcatcttAAAGGAACCGACCATTGAACACATTGTactaaaataaaataaatggataataatacaaataaaaaCTACCAACAAACAAACCTTATTACAAAGTACAATGTCATTCCCAATCGAACTAATAGCCCAAACATCACTGGATGAGGACGTTTTCTCATTctcattaaataatgaaaataattaCATGGACGAAAATTGCTTTACAACCGCCATGGCTTCACCTTTAGATTTAAACACTCACATCCAcgaaaatgaaatggatGAAGAACAGgaacaagaggaagaggacGATTACGAAGATCTATCGTTACTAAACTCACCCTTGTCTCTAAATAACTCTCATatgaaattacaaaataataacagcaacaacagaCTGTCTCAAAAAACATTTGAGTCGCCCGCCTTACTACATTCCTTCGAAGATGATgacattttccaattggaCGATTCAGAAATACAATTCAACATGGATTCGATGACCGCGTCATCCGCCTCATCGTGGGATCATCCTCGTGTTAAGGAAGCTAAGAATATAACGGATAGATTGACTGAATCTTATGCTAATGCAGCTCAACAAAATTATAGATTGTGGTTATCTAGTTTTTAGACCtcatataaatatattaaataataaaataataataaaattcttcaattaaaattttgCTATATATAATACGTCtgtaaaaaataaaaaagttAACAAACACACACACATCTATTCTTCGTGCTTGTAACCTAAGGCAACTGCTTCAGAATAAGTAGGATAATCAGTCAAACCTTCAGCAGTTCTACCAAAAAATGTATGTCTGTTATATTTGTTCAAAGGTAATCCTCCCTCCAAACGATCAGGTAAATCAGGATTTGAAATCCAAAATCTCCCATATGCAATCAAAGTTCTGTCATTTTCAACCATTTTCTTAACAATTTCTGGATGCAAGGTCAAATTACCTGAACGAATAATAGCACCTTTCCAAATGGAAAAGACAAAATCATTAGTACCATTCATATCCATACCGGTACCCTCTGGTAAAAATGGATCAGTAACACGAGGTTCACCCAAATGCACATAAGCTAAACGTTTACCAGCTCTCCCtctcttttccaattcaccTAACAAATAGGCAAAGGTAGCCAATAAAGTTGGATCGCTACCACCAGACATTCCCAAATATCTTCCCCATGGTGTCAACCTAATACCAATTTTCTTGGCACCAACAGCATCAATACAAGCATTGACAACTTCTAAGACAATACGAGCTctattttcaatggatcCACCGTATTCATCAGTTCTCTTGTTTGAAATGGGGTCCAAGaattgattcaagaaaaatcCAAAGGCACTATGGATTTCCACACCATCGGCACCAGCtttaatggaatttttAGATGCATTAGCAAAATCTTGAATAATACCTTTAATCTCATCCTTAGTTAACCCATGTTGACGATTATTAGAATAGAAGGCAGCCTCCTTGTGTGCATTATCAATGTAAACATCATCTGAGGCAGAAATGTACCTCAATCCatctcttttcaaattaccTGGAAGTCCATGACGTCCTAAGGCccaaaattgaatgaaaatgtAAGATCCATTATCATGAACTTTCTTAATAACCTTACTCCATGCTTCAACCTGTGTATCGTTCCAAATACCTGGTACATCATCAATACCACCAGCTTGTGGAGAAATAACAGCAGCTTCTGAGATTAAGAAAGTACCTGGTCTCTTGGAACGTTGATCGTAATATTCACTGGATAATTCAACATTTGGGATTTGACCAGGGTAAATGGCTCTCAATCTGGTTAATGGAGCCATAACGGCACGATGGTCTAATTCCATGTTACCCAATTTCATGGGCTTGAATAAATTAGTGCCCTTAAGTGGTTGTTGGTTCCCTGTTGCAAatgacattttttttttttggttcaGTTGTTTTGATTTACTGTTTATGATTGTTacttttttcattatcaaaacATGAATGGAGGagaattatttctttagtTGGTTTACATGCTTCCTTTTATATGCCAAAGTTCATGATAGAGATGCccaatatttaaaattgatttccagttttttcaattgatatAATTATTGTTTGTATTAGGGTCTTTGGTACGATGGTGTCTCAGAGCGACAGAGACGGATGCGGATGCGGAGACGGAGACGGAGACGGATAAATATGCGGAAGTGTCACATAGCTTACCTGGTTCTCTATCTACGGAACACCTGTTTTGCAAGGATTTGGGGTCATAAATCAGCGGAAATCGTGACTTCCCAGGATTAAATATAGTTCGAACTAAGAAAATGTGTCACCGGATATCGGCTCCGGTCGGCCCGCGGACCCGGTTGACAAATTTTTGTATCCGTCTTGCAATGTTTTATACTAAACAATAAGGTACCGTACAATTCTGGAAGACGTTCCTGTTAAAGAAATGAAGCAAAatggatgatttatttgatttcCGGGACTTGTATAGTTTTTTTCTCGGGGAGAACTGTTGTTTAGAGaatgaattaaaataatCATTGTAGAATTCTTAACGACATCGTGGGGACTTTGGGGACTCACATGTTGCATTGTAATCTAAGGAAGTTTTCAATCCAGTACTGGCTCAGAAAAATCTATCTATTTTTTACTGAGGGAAGGTGCACTAAGCGTTGCAGTATTTTAATAAACATTTTCAAGTACGCAGGTTGAATGATTGAAGAGTACAGTCTTAGTGATTCGGGATGACAAAAATAAGGACAATCCAACATTCCAGTACACTAATAACATGTTAGCCAAGTTGTTCCCTGTAGTACAGTTTACAACAAGCTCAGTTTTCTGAGTTTTGTCTTCTTTGCTGTTTCGTTGGAGGGAATAATCTTCGATATTTTAGGGGGCCGGCTCTATTCTCGGGTCCTTCCCCTCGGATCTACCACATCCCTCGATTATCACCCCGGTGAACTATATAAGACATCCAACAGCTGGAATTAACTTTCTTGGCTTGACACATTCGACACAACCAACACACTCAACCATGAATAATTTGAGAAAGGACTACGTCGATTCCACTcaggaagaaaaaagactagaggaaaataaaaaacatGAAAAATACTGGTACCGTTGGGGACCCTATCTAAGTGAAAGATCCTGGGCTACCGTCCGTGAGGATTATTCCTATAATGGGGATGCATGGACACATTTCCCCTTCGAGCATGCTAATGCGAGAGTCTTCCGTTGGGGGGAAGATGGT
Coding sequences within:
- the SPG5 gene encoding Spg5p (ancestral locus Anc_6.280); translated protein: MAPSNWLKWVDTTKRQIRQLGRTIDARLTGLANGRIGGSNESSLLRRRIPIPIRVPVRNSMGTGLFNRYLFQKNQFIRALGTQLRVPISIRLFSYDTFRNGDNGFAKNNVPRGLYQNWNMVTPTRLLERKLLYSTASIRYTKEAIKMLKASLSWAPNSLKKSIEDYKTFKMMDTGRGSFLEFKLPKINQIESVTFLNENVVDQWQEILSGNMKQLKEIQDSINQVFQQYGSLPVSTSADGNIQIHFPNTNAFETEALVADIGVTNGIVYSQEPNQSNEETDILSNWNSWEDLSGTRTFSPVLSEV
- the NCAS0D04260 gene encoding alkene reductase, which encodes MKKVTIINSKSKQLNQKKKMSFATGNQQPLKGTNLFKPMKLGNMELDHRAVMAPLTRLRAIYPGQIPNVELSSEYYDQRSKRPGTFLISEAAVISPQAGGIDDVPGIWNDTQVEAWSKVIKKVHDNGSYIFIQFWALGRHGLPGNLKRDGLRYISASDDVYIDNAHKEAAFYSNNRQHGLTKDEIKGIIQDFANASKNSIKAGADGVEIHSAFGFFLNQFLDPISNKRTDEYGGSIENRARIVLEVVNACIDAVGAKKIGIRLTPWGRYLGMSGGSDPTLLATFAYLLGELEKRGRAGKRLAYVHLGEPRVTDPFLPEGTGMDMNGTNDFVFSIWKGAIIRSGNLTLHPEIVKKMVENDRTLIAYGRFWISNPDLPDRLEGGLPLNKYNRHTFFGRTAEGLTDYPTYSEAVALGYKHEE
- the RPL36A gene encoding 60S ribosomal protein eL36 (ancestral locus Anc_6.283), whose translation is MAVKSGIAVGLNKGKKVTSMTPAPKISYKKGVSSNRTKFVRSLVKEIAGLAPYERRLIDLVRNSGEKRARKVAKKRLGSFKRAKAKVEEMNNVIAASRRH
- the MRPL24 gene encoding mitochondrial 54S ribosomal protein bL28m (ancestral locus Anc_6.282), with amino-acid sequence MKAGINNVGILSTKRSFSSTIVPLKRWKLIESRKVAQKPAYKVGDVRPAYMPKKRIEFPDYKYGESQIFKQSNKGLYGGSFIQHGNNISESKQKTRRTWLPNIVRKKLWSETLNDKIDVKMTTKVLKTISKEGGIDNYLLKDKSARIKELGPTGWKLRYTVLKKKDSIENPLHKNAKLVTTPTGEQAKIYYRENVNGNKLLITAGKRKLLKLLFPLERMEQRIEGQQLNYKKFVELHSRAAVRDIVAKLEKYNFDLSTITVPNPNIQKSVSDA
- the CMC4 gene encoding Cmc4p (ancestral locus Anc_6.284), producing MGNNYDESKCEKLIDSLYQCCFKFYKENGDDAKSPCCPKPNLLHLKMEQRGLNQTDDDSNAT
- the GYL1 gene encoding Gyl1p (ancestral locus Anc_6.281), which gives rise to MSHENEDVENLNQSEQEVDLNAPIEDEPITTEDKEENENENDATAISDTDKANDIVAEPEEEEEAMSLNEPMEEVPSLGESFIDDEEDVEGKDQKSMPNPVLVGVKEDSSTVPNSFTDVDLSDSIPNMVAPTSDLPEIEEPQSQRADIPEALIKQLDKEQGQIQQAITIISSPPLPPRDHLGQDVPIVAPMKPPVSPTLPPRTNISKNENLEGPTLPPREPISKETSNSLTPPPPALPRRTSVIDTTLVVQTRKLMTEGPDVLYQPNDMLNDETLEGLNISKTWEQFLENPTEIIEEQTDSLMEELSKGVPEPIHSLVWQTFSNINIATEERYNALLAKDLAFEDGILDYLKDPDTDYVSTEDMGSIFNVIRSYYASLSTQKEQFDTGITYATIGLLSGCENEEIKAFSLLEALMIKYRLGELFQDNGFALHLYCLDRMLEEDHSELYNHLMKLGIKSSMFVERWFKTFFVFLNDDVSHIARLLDIIFAEGTYALIRFALILMVKNEETIMKMEFDELLQFFRLEIIACYKLNESSAAVDNSNGENDEQNADSVDTDEVNSVIRKDLGNMTLNIDQFVKDAMTEIELTPAKIRTFSMEYEEIHRVEHEKEEQFASMRSKNEALQTDVKKLECDYTSLNREHVLMANELIKNRLNIAAIEKENVSLKMEVLKVKKRIDQEIKEQKAQGLHGVPTTLKQEVDKALKENEKVMRQNLIYQDKIDELSALVEKIKAANEAGEPIEVQTQAGFLRQPLLNGGWSGIKKVFK
- the ICY1 gene encoding Icy1p (ancestral locus Anc_6.285), which codes for MSFPIELIAQTSLDEDVFSFSLNNENNYMDENCFTTAMASPLDLNTHIHENEMDEEQEQEEEDDYEDLSLLNSPLSLNNSHMKLQNNNSNNRLSQKTFESPALLHSFEDDDIFQLDDSEIQFNMDSMTASSASSWDHPRVKEAKNITDRLTESYANAAQQNYRLWLSSF